One segment of Thermosipho atlanticus DSM 15807 DNA contains the following:
- a CDS encoding CD0519/CD1768 family membrane protein: MFKKKISFEAIAFIAVLVLVFVGIETTMGTANFFKTLMLTAHDLLINTVFFIMAVAVLTGAFSSLLFEFGVADLIDFFLKPLIKPLFNLPGVAVMGIISTYFSDNPAIIALAKDKRFMNNFEKWQEPLLCNLGTSFGMGLIVSTFMIAQGNKMNVNLVPAVIIGNISAFLGSIVSVRMFSFFTRRKFGSVKKEEMLIPENYYRKTRPGSFMERFLEALLDGGKSGVEIGIGIIPGVLVISTFVMMITFGPKDPTKGYQGLAYEGIPLLPMIGEKIFVLIKTLFGFSNPELIAFPLTSLGSTGAALALIPKFIDLKIISPNDIAVFTAIGMTWSGYLSTHVAMMDELGYRYLTGKAIMAHTFGGLSAGVIAHLMYLMVF, translated from the coding sequence GTGTTTAAGAAAAAGATAAGCTTTGAAGCCATTGCATTTATCGCAGTATTAGTTTTAGTATTTGTTGGGATAGAAACAACAATGGGTACAGCAAATTTCTTTAAGACACTCATGTTAACTGCTCATGATTTATTGATTAACACAGTTTTTTTTATAATGGCTGTTGCAGTTCTTACCGGTGCTTTTTCTTCGTTATTGTTTGAATTTGGAGTAGCTGATCTAATTGATTTCTTTTTGAAACCCTTAATTAAACCTCTCTTTAACCTTCCAGGTGTAGCGGTTATGGGTATAATTTCTACTTACTTTTCTGATAATCCTGCCATAATTGCTCTTGCCAAAGATAAAAGATTTATGAATAATTTTGAAAAGTGGCAAGAACCGTTGTTATGTAATCTTGGCACATCTTTTGGAATGGGTTTGATAGTATCTACTTTTATGATTGCTCAGGGAAATAAAATGAATGTAAATCTTGTTCCAGCTGTGATTATTGGGAATATCTCAGCGTTTTTAGGAAGTATAGTTAGTGTGAGGATGTTTTCATTTTTTACAAGAAGGAAATTTGGGAGTGTTAAAAAAGAAGAAATGCTTATTCCGGAAAATTACTATAGAAAAACTCGACCAGGTAGTTTTATGGAGAGATTTTTAGAAGCATTGTTAGATGGTGGAAAAAGTGGAGTGGAAATAGGGATTGGTATTATTCCTGGTGTGCTTGTTATTAGTACTTTTGTAATGATGATTACTTTTGGGCCGAAAGATCCTACAAAGGGTTATCAAGGGCTTGCCTACGAAGGTATTCCACTGTTGCCAATGATAGGTGAAAAAATATTTGTTTTAATAAAGACTTTGTTTGGATTTAGCAATCCCGAATTGATTGCATTTCCATTAACATCTTTAGGTTCAACTGGGGCTGCTCTAGCCTTGATTCCAAAATTTATTGATTTAAAGATTATAAGTCCCAATGATATAGCAGTTTTTACTGCAATAGGTATGACATGGAGTGGATATTTGAGTACACATGTAGCAATGATGGATGAACTTGGATATAGATATTTAACTGGAAAAGCAATTATGGCCCATACTTTTGGTGGTTTGTCTGCCGGTGTTATTGCTCACCTTATGTATTTAATGGTTTTTTAA